One genomic segment of Herpetosiphonaceae bacterium includes these proteins:
- a CDS encoding DUF1330 domain-containing protein: MAAYWFFDILEIIDPAAMEEYRARVVATVTQSGGRYLIIGGPATVVEGDWQPVFPVLIEFPSREQAQRWYDSTEYRELKALRQAATRGNVVFLEGTTLE, encoded by the coding sequence ATGGCGGCCTATTGGTTCTTCGACATCCTGGAGATCATCGATCCTGCGGCGATGGAAGAATACCGCGCGCGCGTCGTCGCCACGGTGACACAGTCTGGAGGCCGCTATCTCATCATCGGCGGTCCCGCCACCGTGGTCGAAGGGGATTGGCAGCCGGTGTTCCCGGTGCTGATCGAATTTCCGAGTCGGGAGCAGGCCCAGCGCTGGTATGACTCGACCGAGTACCGGGAGCTGAAGGCCTTGCGGCAGGCCGCTACGCGGGGGAACGTGGTGTTCCTGGAGGGCACCACGCTGGAGTAG
- a CDS encoding helix-turn-helix transcriptional regulator: MPEQVESGSSLGSWIRQRRKALDLTQAALAGCVGCADVTIRKLEAAVTRPSRQLAARLAACLEIPPDERAVFLQVARGERRPDRLPPADPRPLARPRASVAGPIAPLPRDTVPPPAPLPPGSRMPLSRNPLFVGRDADLRQLAQVLTVGATAAIGQIEIAAATGLGGIGKTQLACEFVHRYGQFFAGGIFWLSFADPAAVPAEVAACGGGAGMALSPEFDTLPLDTQVQRVRAAWKEPIPRLLVFDNCEDEALLDEWRPPHGGCRVLITSRRRHWDLALGVQPVALDVLPRADSLVLLRQFRPDLREHDADLAAIAETLGDLPLALHLAGSFLAKYRHAVTPAQYRARLHTPTILDDRSLRAAGLSPTQHVQHVTRTFEQSFARLDPADPTDALARTLLTHAACCAPGEPLPRWFLLHTLDLPEADVEGTLRAEDAVTRVLDLGLLDTDAAGSLRLHRLVAAFVRTVARSAAAQADVEATMLQVADALHQAGDPRRLLAVEAHLRFITEHALPRADARAAELSRALGMHVQMLGAYAEAQRYFEQALGIQEQVLEMEHPDTARSLYYLGRHVQMLGAYVEARRYMEQSLVIERVLEREHPDTTRRLNPLSERQQDRGVYVQAQHAIERALVIQERALGPEHPDTARSLQSLGVVLWLQGAYTEAQRYFQRALVIQERVLGPEHPVTARCLNSLGEVLYAQGAYVEAQRYHERALAIRKRVLGVEHPDTARSLHDLGEIQWHQGNYAEAQRYHERALVIQERVLGTEHPDTARSLHSLGLVLRDQGDMVGAQHYVERALMICARRLGPNHPETHSARATLATFAIPEPADRRD; the protein is encoded by the coding sequence ATGCCAGAGCAGGTTGAGTCCGGTTCGTCGTTGGGGTCGTGGATTCGGCAGCGGCGCAAAGCGCTGGATCTGACGCAGGCTGCCCTCGCTGGGTGCGTGGGCTGCGCGGACGTGACGATCCGCAAACTGGAGGCGGCGGTGACGCGGCCCTCGCGGCAGTTGGCCGCGCGCCTCGCCGCCTGCCTGGAGATTCCCCCCGACGAGCGGGCGGTGTTTCTGCAGGTGGCGCGGGGCGAGCGCCGCCCGGATCGCCTACCCCCCGCCGATCCACGGCCTCTCGCCAGGCCGCGTGCCAGCGTGGCGGGGCCGATCGCACCGCTGCCGCGCGATACGGTGCCGCCGCCTGCGCCGCTCCCGCCCGGCTCGCGGATGCCGCTCAGCCGCAATCCGCTGTTCGTCGGGCGGGACGCCGACCTCCGCCAGCTGGCCCAGGTCCTAACCGTGGGTGCAACTGCGGCAATTGGTCAGATCGAGATCGCCGCCGCGACGGGACTGGGGGGCATCGGCAAGACGCAGCTGGCCTGCGAGTTCGTCCATCGCTACGGGCAGTTCTTCGCGGGCGGCATCTTCTGGCTCAGCTTCGCCGATCCCGCTGCGGTTCCGGCGGAAGTCGCCGCCTGTGGCGGCGGCGCGGGCATGGCGCTCAGCCCGGAGTTTGACACGCTGCCGCTCGATACGCAGGTGCAGCGGGTGCGTGCGGCCTGGAAGGAGCCGATCCCGCGCCTGCTGGTGTTTGATAACTGCGAGGATGAGGCGCTGCTGGACGAGTGGCGGCCCCCGCATGGCGGCTGCCGCGTGCTGATCACCAGCCGCCGCCGCCACTGGGACCTGGCACTGGGCGTGCAGCCGGTGGCGCTCGATGTGCTGCCCCGCGCCGATAGTCTGGTGCTGCTCCGCCAGTTCCGCCCCGATCTGCGGGAGCACGACGCCGACCTTGCTGCGATCGCCGAGACGCTGGGCGATCTGCCGCTGGCGCTTCATCTGGCCGGGAGTTTTCTCGCGAAATACCGGCATGCGGTTACGCCTGCCCAGTATCGTGCGCGCCTCCACACCCCAACGATCCTCGACGATCGCTCGCTGCGGGCAGCGGGCCTCTCGCCGACGCAGCATGTGCAGCATGTCACCCGCACCTTTGAGCAGAGCTTTGCGCGTCTGGACCCGGCTGATCCGACCGATGCGCTGGCACGCACGCTGCTTACCCATGCCGCCTGCTGCGCGCCCGGCGAGCCGCTGCCGCGCTGGTTCCTGCTCCACACGCTCGATCTGCCGGAGGCGGATGTGGAGGGCACCCTCCGTGCCGAAGATGCCGTGACGCGCGTCCTTGACCTGGGGCTACTCGACACGGACGCAGCGGGGAGCCTGCGCTTGCACCGGCTGGTGGCGGCCTTTGTCCGCACAGTTGCCAGGAGCGCGGCAGCACAGGCGGACGTGGAGGCGACGATGCTCCAGGTGGCCGATGCCTTGCACCAGGCGGGCGATCCCCGTCGGCTCCTGGCAGTCGAGGCGCACCTGCGCTTCATCACCGAGCATGCGCTGCCGCGCGCCGACGCGCGTGCCGCCGAGTTATCCAGGGCGCTGGGCATGCACGTTCAGATGCTCGGCGCGTATGCGGAGGCGCAGCGCTACTTTGAGCAGGCGCTTGGGATCCAAGAGCAGGTGCTTGAGATGGAGCACCCTGACACTGCCCGCAGCCTGTATTATCTGGGCAGGCACGTTCAGATGCTCGGCGCGTACGTAGAAGCACGGCGCTACATGGAGCAGTCGCTCGTCATCGAGCGGGTATTGGAGCGGGAGCACCCCGACACCACACGGCGTCTCAATCCGCTCAGCGAGCGCCAGCAGGATCGCGGCGTGTATGTGCAGGCGCAGCATGCTATCGAGCGTGCGCTCGTCATCCAGGAGCGCGCGCTTGGGCCGGAGCACCCCGACACCGCCCGCAGCCTGCAAAGCCTGGGGGTGGTGCTGTGGCTCCAGGGGGCGTATACGGAAGCGCAGCGCTACTTTCAGCGGGCGCTCGTCATCCAGGAGCGCGTGCTTGGGCCGGAGCATCCTGTTACGGCAAGGTGCCTGAATAGTTTGGGCGAGGTGCTGTACGCACAGGGGGCCTATGTGGAAGCGCAGCGCTACCATGAGCGTGCGCTGGCAATCCGTAAGCGGGTCCTTGGTGTGGAGCACCCCGACACCGCCCGCAGCCTCCATGATCTGGGCGAGATCCAGTGGCATCAAGGCAACTATGCGGAGGCGCAGCGCTACCATGAGCGGGCGCTCGTCATCCAGGAGCGTGTGCTTGGGACGGAGCACCCCGACACCGCCCGCAGCCTGCATAGTCTCGGCCTGGTCTTGCGTGATCAAGGCGACATGGTAGGCGCGCAGCACTACGTGGAGCGCGCCTTGATGATCTGTGCGCGGCGACTTGGTCCGAACCATCCTGAAACCCACAGCGCGCGCGCGACGCTTGCCACCTTCGCCATCCCCGAACCGGCCGATCGTCGAGACTGA
- a CDS encoding glutaredoxin family protein, translating into MHQPGLTVYGHPRCPQVIPVRQFLDRAAVPYTYINIRDDAAARSRVMALNAGNKTVPTLVFADGTILREPHVWQVHAQLGAAGVHVPSFVAFSIQHSLMIVLVAFLLMGMVAGKVLGSAVLGSVVGLIVGLLVNARRIRRAGS; encoded by the coding sequence ATGCACCAACCTGGCCTTACCGTCTATGGGCATCCGCGCTGCCCACAGGTCATCCCCGTTCGGCAGTTCCTAGATCGGGCTGCCGTCCCCTACACGTATATCAACATCCGGGACGATGCGGCGGCCCGGAGCCGGGTCATGGCGCTGAACGCGGGCAACAAAACGGTGCCGACCCTGGTATTTGCGGATGGGACCATCCTCCGTGAGCCACATGTGTGGCAGGTGCACGCGCAGCTTGGAGCCGCTGGGGTGCATGTTCCGTCATTCGTGGCGTTTTCCATCCAGCACTCGTTGATGATCGTCCTCGTGGCGTTCCTCCTGATGGGGATGGTGGCTGGGAAGGTGCTGGGATCGGCAGTTCTTGGCAGTGTGGTGGGCCTCATCGTCGGCCTGCTGGTCAACGCGAGGCGCATCCGGCGCGCTGGTTCCTGA